From Gammaproteobacteria bacterium, a single genomic window includes:
- the recR gene encoding recombination mediator RecR encodes MSVIDRVTSEFSRLPGVGPRTALRLVHHLLRTGPDESRRLAAAIEVLAERVRPCATCGNFGDEECCAICSNPRRDTSTICVVEGSFDVGAVERTGRYGGVYHVLGGRLSPLDGIGPEQLNLRSLFERIRSAEGEVREIILATNPRVEGEATAVYIERQLRPMGLRVTRLATGVPVGSDLEFVDGTTLAQALEARREM; translated from the coding sequence ATGTCGGTGATCGACCGGGTCACCAGCGAGTTCTCCCGACTCCCCGGGGTCGGCCCCAGGACCGCGCTCCGCCTGGTGCATCACCTGCTCCGCACCGGCCCGGACGAGTCCCGAAGGCTCGCCGCCGCCATCGAGGTCCTGGCTGAACGGGTGCGTCCCTGTGCGACGTGCGGCAACTTCGGCGACGAAGAGTGCTGCGCGATATGTTCCAACCCGCGGCGGGACACTTCCACGATCTGCGTGGTCGAGGGGAGTTTCGATGTCGGTGCGGTGGAGCGCACCGGAAGGTACGGGGGGGTGTATCATGTACTGGGCGGTCGCCTGTCGCCCCTGGACGGGATCGGGCCCGAGCAGTTGAACCTGCGGTCCCTGTTCGAGCGCATCCGCTCGGCGGAGGGTGAGGTGCGCGAGATCATCCTCGCCACCAACCCGCGGGTTGAGGGCGAGGCGACGGCGGTGTATATCGAACGTCAGCTCAGGCCGATGGGCCTGAGGGTGACGCGCCTGGCCACGGGCGTACCCGTGGGCAGCGACCTGGAGTTCGTGGATGGGACGACGCTCGCACAGGCGCTGGAAGCGCGCCGTGAGATGTAG
- a CDS encoding YbaB/EbfC family nucleoid-associated protein codes for MKDLQRLIQLGQQMQSRVTELQETLDRQELSASSGGGMVTAVVDGKGTVRSITIEPSAVDPDDVEMLEDLVLAAVGEAQSKARRHYEAEMKKMTGGFPMPGQLPKLF; via the coding sequence ATGAAAGATCTGCAGCGGCTCATCCAGTTGGGACAGCAGATGCAGAGCCGGGTCACCGAGCTTCAGGAGACCCTGGACCGACAGGAACTGAGCGCATCCTCCGGCGGAGGCATGGTGACCGCGGTGGTGGACGGCAAGGGTACGGTGCGCAGCATCACGATCGAACCCTCGGCCGTGGATCCCGACGATGTCGAGATGCTCGAGGATCTCGTTCTGGCCGCGGTGGGGGAGGCGCAGAGCAAGGCGCGCCGGCACTACGAGGCCGAAATGAAGAAGATGACCGGCGGCTTTCCGATGCCGGGACAGCTTCCCAAACTGTTCTAG
- the dnaX gene encoding DNA polymerase III subunit gamma/tau produces the protein MSHTALARKYRPRRFAEVATQEHVSETLRRAVSADRTGHAYLFCGPRGVGKTTLARVLAMALNCPARTGEGEPCGTCESCSLIWSGRTSLDVVEIDAASNRGVDDARSLRERAMYAPSDEYRFKVYIVDEAHMLTREAWNALLKILEEPPPRVMFIFATTEPQRIQQSASPILSRCQRFDFRRLGVADIVARLEQVIGSEGARASAEALRIIARKADGGMRDALSLLDQVLALTGGEVAPGAVREVLGLVEEERFLELFDIIHGHRHRDVFSFVEALVDEGYDLVEFYHGLVESLRLLLRVRLDGEESVDAGGEYRAALEARARHFEAADLVRMLAMAADLESQGSLKRVSQPRVLIELLLLRLSHLEHTVLIEDLIEGLGGAPARPAADPKPTPSRPSPPSRPSPASRPPAAPPPASRPSAVPSPAPEPVSSSATTGPDLVTAFETVLRQGRGTLPGGLLTILKGASVEKAGESGLRIGLPDGMGLDDLPRNSVASLRQALARHLDYTPEIDIVEGGRAAPRAPRAVSPEQVRQERLEELVEREPLLARAVEELDLELVD, from the coding sequence GTGTCCCATACCGCGCTAGCCCGCAAGTACCGTCCCCGGCGCTTCGCCGAGGTTGCGACCCAGGAACACGTTTCCGAGACGCTGCGGCGGGCGGTGAGCGCAGACCGCACCGGTCACGCCTACCTCTTCTGCGGTCCGCGGGGCGTCGGCAAGACCACACTGGCGCGCGTCCTGGCCATGGCGCTCAACTGCCCTGCGCGAACAGGCGAGGGCGAACCCTGCGGCACATGCGAGAGCTGCTCGCTCATCTGGAGCGGCCGCACATCGCTGGACGTCGTGGAGATCGACGCGGCCTCCAACCGGGGCGTCGACGACGCCCGCAGCCTGCGCGAGCGGGCGATGTACGCGCCCTCCGACGAGTATCGCTTCAAGGTCTACATCGTAGACGAAGCGCACATGCTCACGCGGGAGGCGTGGAATGCTCTGCTCAAGATTCTGGAGGAGCCGCCTCCCCGGGTGATGTTCATCTTCGCCACCACCGAGCCCCAGCGCATCCAGCAGTCCGCATCGCCCATCCTCTCCCGCTGCCAGAGGTTCGACTTCCGGCGGCTCGGGGTGGCCGACATCGTGGCCAGACTGGAGCAGGTGATCGGAAGCGAAGGCGCACGGGCCTCCGCCGAAGCACTGCGCATCATCGCGCGCAAGGCCGATGGGGGGATGCGCGACGCTCTCTCGCTTCTCGACCAGGTTCTGGCGCTCACCGGGGGCGAGGTCGCCCCCGGAGCGGTGCGGGAGGTGCTCGGCCTGGTCGAGGAGGAACGCTTCCTCGAACTCTTCGACATCATCCACGGGCACCGTCACCGGGATGTTTTTTCCTTCGTCGAGGCGCTCGTGGACGAGGGTTACGACCTGGTGGAGTTCTACCACGGTCTGGTGGAGAGTCTGCGCCTGCTCCTGCGCGTCCGTCTGGACGGCGAGGAATCCGTCGATGCGGGCGGCGAGTACCGCGCCGCCCTCGAAGCGCGCGCACGGCACTTCGAAGCCGCCGATCTGGTGCGCATGCTGGCGATGGCGGCCGATCTCGAGTCACAGGGCAGCCTGAAGCGGGTGAGCCAGCCGCGTGTCCTGATCGAGCTCCTGCTGCTGCGCCTGAGCCACCTGGAGCACACCGTCCTGATCGAGGATCTGATCGAGGGCCTCGGCGGCGCGCCGGCGCGCCCGGCGGCGGATCCGAAGCCGACCCCTTCCCGGCCGTCACCCCCTTCCCGTCCGTCGCCCGCGTCCCGTCCGCCCGCGGCGCCGCCGCCCGCGTCCCGTCCGTCCGCAGTGCCGTCGCCCGCTCCGGAGCCCGTTTCGTCCTCCGCCACCACCGGTCCGGATCTCGTCACGGCCTTCGAGACCGTACTCCGTCAGGGACGGGGAACCCTGCCCGGCGGCCTGCTGACCATCCTCAAGGGTGCATCCGTCGAGAAGGCTGGAGAGAGTGGGTTGAGGATCGGACTTCCCGACGGCATGGGACTCGATGATCTTCCCCGCAACTCGGTCGCATCGCTCAGGCAGGCGCTCGCCCGTCACCTTGACTACACCCCCGAAATCGACATCGTCGAGGGTGGCCGGGCGGCGCCCCGCGCACCCCGCGCGGTGTCTCCGGAACAGGTGCGGCAGGAGCGTCTGGAGGAGCTCGTGGAGCGGGAACCACTCCTGGCACGCGCGGTAGAAGAACTCGATCTCGAATTGGTGGATTAG
- a CDS encoding YraN family protein, which translates to MTASGQLGREGEAIAARHLEDAGWTVLERNYRAGRNEVDLIVRRGRTVAFVEVKARRGTGFGHPLEAITERKKGEIAKVARAWMHARGGLRGLSLRFDAVAVQFGSTRDASRVPHVDHVADAWRL; encoded by the coding sequence ATGACCGCAAGCGGGCAGTTGGGGCGCGAGGGCGAAGCGATCGCCGCGCGCCATCTCGAGGACGCGGGCTGGACCGTGCTGGAGCGCAACTACCGCGCGGGCCGCAACGAGGTGGATCTGATCGTGCGCCGCGGGCGCACGGTGGCCTTCGTGGAGGTCAAGGCGCGACGGGGAACGGGCTTCGGCCATCCACTCGAGGCCATCACGGAACGCAAGAAGGGCGAGATCGCCAAGGTCGCCCGCGCCTGGATGCATGCGCGTGGCGGCCTCAGGGGACTGTCGCTGCGCTTCGACGCGGTGGCGGTCCAGTTCGGGAGCACACGCGACGCGTCGCGTGTTCCGCACGTCGACCATGTCGCCGATGCGTGGCGCCTCTGA
- the hutU gene encoding urocanate hydratase: protein MTRTPRTRTVRAPRGERISCRGWTQEAALRMLMNNLDPEVAEAPDALVVYGGTGRAARSWDAFDAIVRTLRGLADDETLLVQSGKPVGVFRTHPEAPRVLIANANLVGKWATWEHFRELERRGLIMFGQMTAGSWIYIGTQGILQGTYETFGALARKHFGASLRGHWVLTGGMGGMGGAQPLAATMNEGAILCVEVDAERIERRIATRYCDRMTHDLDEALAWVRGAARSGEAVSVGLVGNCAEVLPELVARGVTPDVVTDQTSAHDPLGGYVPAGLSLEEAARLRKADPKEYQRRSLSSMRAHCAAIVAMQEAGAVAFDYGNNLRGIALEAGLDNAFAYPGFVPAYIRDLFCEGRGPFRWAALSGDPADIHRIDDLVLEMFPRDEHLCRWIRLARDRVAFQGLPARICWLGQGERARFGCAINDLVASGEVSAPVVIGRDHLDTGSVASPNRETEAMRDGSDAIADWPILNALLNTASGASWVSFHHGGGVGIGYSLHAGQVVVADGTPGMRARIERVLTNDPGIGVARHADAGYPIALRTARREGIRIPMLE from the coding sequence ATGACCCGCACGCCACGGACCCGCACCGTGCGGGCTCCCAGGGGAGAGCGCATTTCGTGCCGCGGCTGGACCCAGGAGGCCGCCCTGCGCATGCTCATGAACAACCTCGACCCCGAGGTTGCCGAAGCGCCCGACGCCCTGGTGGTGTACGGCGGCACCGGAAGGGCGGCGCGCTCCTGGGACGCCTTCGACGCCATCGTGCGCACGCTGCGCGGCCTCGCCGACGACGAGACGCTGCTCGTTCAGTCCGGAAAGCCGGTGGGGGTGTTCCGCACCCATCCGGAGGCGCCGCGGGTGCTCATCGCGAACGCCAACCTGGTCGGCAAATGGGCGACCTGGGAGCACTTCCGGGAGCTGGAGAGGCGCGGCCTCATCATGTTCGGGCAAATGACGGCGGGGTCGTGGATCTACATCGGCACCCAGGGCATCCTCCAGGGCACCTACGAGACCTTCGGCGCACTCGCCCGCAAGCACTTCGGGGCATCTCTGCGCGGACACTGGGTGCTGACCGGCGGGATGGGGGGCATGGGTGGAGCCCAGCCGCTCGCCGCCACCATGAACGAGGGCGCCATCCTGTGCGTGGAGGTCGACGCCGAGCGCATCGAGCGGCGCATCGCGACCCGCTACTGCGACCGCATGACCCACGACCTCGACGAAGCCCTGGCGTGGGTGCGGGGCGCGGCGCGGTCGGGCGAGGCGGTCTCGGTCGGGCTGGTGGGCAACTGCGCCGAGGTGCTTCCGGAGCTGGTGGCGCGCGGCGTGACCCCGGATGTGGTCACCGACCAGACATCGGCGCACGACCCCCTGGGCGGGTACGTCCCGGCCGGCCTCTCCCTCGAAGAAGCCGCGCGCCTGCGCAAAGCCGACCCGAAGGAGTACCAGCGGCGGTCGCTTTCCTCCATGCGCGCCCACTGCGCGGCCATCGTGGCGATGCAGGAAGCCGGCGCGGTGGCGTTCGACTACGGCAACAACCTGCGCGGCATTGCCCTGGAGGCGGGCCTGGACAACGCCTTCGCCTATCCGGGCTTCGTGCCCGCCTACATCCGCGACCTGTTCTGCGAGGGCAGGGGCCCCTTCCGCTGGGCCGCGCTCTCGGGAGATCCCGCCGACATTCACCGTATCGACGACCTGGTGCTGGAGATGTTCCCCCGCGACGAGCACCTGTGCCGCTGGATCCGGCTGGCCCGCGACCGGGTCGCGTTTCAAGGCCTCCCCGCGCGCATCTGCTGGCTGGGGCAGGGAGAGCGGGCGCGCTTCGGGTGCGCCATCAACGACCTGGTGGCAAGCGGGGAGGTGAGCGCGCCGGTAGTCATCGGCCGCGACCACCTTGACACCGGGAGCGTCGCTTCCCCCAACCGCGAAACCGAGGCCATGCGCGACGGCAGCGACGCCATCGCGGACTGGCCGATCCTGAATGCGCTGCTCAACACCGCGTCGGGGGCCAGCTGGGTGTCCTTCCACCACGGCGGCGGCGTCGGAATCGGCTACTCGCTTCACGCCGGCCAGGTCGTGGTCGCCGACGGCACCCCCGGGATGCGGGCGCGCATCGAGCGGGTGCTCACCAACGACCCCGGCATCGGGGTCGCGCGCCACGCCGACGCCGGCTACCCCATCGCCCTCCGGACCGCTCGGCGCGAGGGAATCCGCATCCCGATGCTGGAGTAG
- the hutH gene encoding histidine ammonia-lyase has product MDVPHGIPIDGHSLTLEAVEAVARSAPGTQRLSLDAAAARRMRASRATIERLIGSGEPVYGMTTGFGRLAEVVIAPEDRRALQHNLIRSHASGVGEPLPRECVRAIMLLRANALARGHSGCRPRLVERLLDMLDRGIHPVIPEFGSVGASGDLAPLAHVALSLLGEGMGEMGGEQRSMEDVLAESGLAPIGLGPKEGLALINGTQATTALGVLALLAAERALDTAEASGAMSTEALLGTPEAFRPEIQAARPHPGQAASAARLRALIAGSEIRESHRLGDPRVQDAYSLRCIPQVHGAARSALGYARRILEVEVNSATDNPLVFPEAAGGAGESREVLSGGNFHAQIVAQALDLLAIAVVDVASMCERRIERLVNPDLSLGLPAFLARRPGLESGLMVAQVVVADLLSEMRVLAHPASVDSVPTSAGQEDHVAMGLAAARKAGRAVSCLEHILAAELMCAAQGIDYRRPLRSSDAVEEIHALVRTRVATLSGDRSLTADLEALADLVASGAIADITRSAGGGS; this is encoded by the coding sequence TTGGACGTTCCGCACGGGATCCCGATCGACGGACACTCGCTCACGCTGGAGGCGGTGGAGGCGGTGGCGCGCTCGGCCCCCGGCACGCAGCGTCTTTCGCTGGACGCCGCGGCCGCCCGGCGCATGCGGGCCTCCCGCGCCACGATCGAGCGGCTGATCGGGTCGGGCGAGCCGGTCTACGGCATGACCACCGGGTTCGGGCGGCTGGCCGAGGTCGTCATTGCGCCCGAGGACCGCAGGGCGCTGCAGCACAATCTCATCCGCAGCCACGCCTCCGGCGTCGGCGAACCCCTGCCCCGCGAATGCGTGCGGGCGATCATGCTGCTGCGCGCAAACGCCCTGGCCCGGGGACATTCGGGATGCCGCCCGCGGCTCGTAGAGCGGCTGCTGGACATGCTCGACCGCGGGATCCACCCCGTCATCCCCGAATTCGGCTCGGTGGGTGCGAGCGGTGATCTCGCGCCCCTGGCGCACGTGGCCCTGAGCCTTCTGGGCGAGGGGATGGGCGAGATGGGCGGCGAGCAGCGCTCGATGGAAGACGTCCTGGCCGAATCGGGGCTCGCGCCGATCGGGCTGGGACCCAAGGAGGGCCTCGCGCTCATCAACGGCACCCAGGCGACCACCGCGCTGGGGGTTCTGGCGCTGCTGGCCGCGGAGCGGGCGCTGGACACCGCCGAGGCGAGCGGCGCGATGTCGACGGAAGCCCTCCTGGGGACCCCCGAGGCGTTCCGGCCGGAGATCCAGGCCGCGCGGCCCCACCCCGGGCAGGCGGCGTCGGCTGCCCGCCTGCGCGCCCTCATCGCGGGATCCGAGATTCGCGAGTCGCACCGCCTCGGCGACCCGCGGGTGCAGGATGCGTACTCGCTTCGCTGCATCCCGCAGGTGCACGGGGCCGCTCGCTCCGCGCTCGGCTACGCGCGGCGCATCCTCGAGGTGGAGGTGAACAGCGCGACCGACAATCCCCTGGTGTTCCCGGAAGCGGCAGGGGGCGCCGGCGAGTCCCGCGAGGTCCTCTCCGGAGGCAACTTCCACGCCCAGATCGTGGCGCAGGCGCTCGACCTTCTCGCGATCGCGGTGGTGGACGTGGCGTCCATGTGCGAGCGCCGCATCGAGCGGCTCGTCAACCCGGACCTGTCGCTCGGGCTGCCCGCCTTTCTCGCCCGGCGCCCGGGGCTCGAGAGCGGCCTGATGGTCGCGCAGGTGGTGGTCGCCGACCTGCTGTCGGAGATGCGCGTTCTGGCCCACCCGGCCAGCGTCGACTCGGTGCCGACCAGCGCCGGCCAGGAAGACCACGTCGCCATGGGGCTCGCGGCTGCGCGCAAGGCGGGGCGGGCCGTGTCCTGTCTGGAGCACATCCTGGCCGCCGAACTCATGTGCGCGGCGCAGGGCATCGACTACCGCCGTCCGCTGCGTTCCAGCGACGCGGTCGAGGAGATTCACGCGCTCGTTCGTACCCGGGTTGCGACGCTTTCCGGCGACCGGTCGCTGACCGCGGACCTGGAGGCGCTCGCCGATCTGGTGGCTTCGGGCGCCATCGCCGACATCACCCGCAGCGCCGGGGGAGGCTCATGA
- the mgtE gene encoding magnesium transporter, giving the protein MSSQESLALRKEVLLAAIAQGKIAEANHTLAKLHPSDVADVLESLSDADRLVVLRALPAELASETLAEMEEDEHAADLLAAMTPHRGAKLLSELADDDATDLVADLQPEERARILAEMSVEDAGEIRELLAYPEESAGGIMTAALVSVPEILSAGQAIEEVRRQGREVEDFYTVWVVDGSGRLVGTVPLDDLILAEPEDPVSTLVEPVAAAVSPDEDQEEVGRLMARYNLPTVPVVDPGGKLLGRITFDDVLDVMEAEQTEDILRFGGVSDDESLGANWVAAVRTRLPWLVLNLLTATAAALVVYFYADTVESAVILAVVMPVIAGMGGNAGSQALAVTVRRLALRDDVGADPGAVVSKEVLVGLVNGAVLGGIVAGASLLVPGGDPRLGLVVLISMWGTMLMAGFGGAFIPMLLHRLGFDPAVASSVFLHTATDFLGFLLLLGLATVLLM; this is encoded by the coding sequence GTGTCGTCGCAAGAGTCCCTCGCGCTCCGCAAGGAGGTTCTGCTGGCCGCGATCGCCCAGGGGAAGATCGCGGAGGCGAACCATACCCTGGCGAAGCTGCATCCTTCGGATGTGGCGGATGTCCTGGAGTCGCTCTCGGACGCCGACCGCCTTGTGGTTCTGCGCGCTCTCCCCGCCGAGCTGGCCTCCGAGACCCTCGCCGAGATGGAGGAGGACGAGCACGCGGCGGATCTGCTTGCGGCCATGACGCCCCACCGCGGCGCGAAACTGCTGAGCGAGCTGGCCGACGACGACGCCACCGACCTGGTAGCCGACCTGCAGCCCGAGGAGCGGGCGCGCATCCTCGCGGAGATGTCCGTCGAGGACGCGGGAGAGATCCGCGAACTGCTCGCCTATCCGGAGGAGAGCGCGGGCGGCATCATGACCGCGGCGCTGGTCTCGGTGCCGGAAATCCTCAGCGCCGGGCAGGCGATCGAGGAGGTCCGCCGGCAGGGCAGGGAGGTGGAGGACTTCTACACCGTGTGGGTTGTCGACGGCAGCGGGCGGCTGGTGGGAACGGTCCCTCTCGACGATCTGATCCTGGCTGAGCCGGAGGACCCGGTATCGACGCTGGTGGAGCCCGTGGCGGCCGCGGTGAGCCCGGACGAGGACCAGGAGGAGGTTGGCCGCCTCATGGCCCGCTACAACCTGCCCACGGTACCGGTGGTGGATCCCGGTGGAAAGCTGCTGGGGCGGATTACCTTCGACGACGTGCTCGATGTGATGGAAGCCGAGCAGACAGAGGACATCCTGCGCTTCGGCGGTGTCTCGGACGACGAGTCGCTGGGGGCGAACTGGGTGGCAGCGGTCCGAACCCGTCTTCCGTGGCTGGTCCTGAACCTGTTGACCGCGACCGCGGCAGCGCTGGTGGTCTATTTCTACGCCGATACCGTCGAGAGCGCCGTCATTCTCGCGGTCGTCATGCCCGTGATCGCCGGGATGGGCGGGAACGCCGGGTCCCAGGCCCTGGCGGTGACGGTGCGCCGCTTGGCGCTGCGCGACGATGTGGGCGCCGATCCGGGGGCGGTGGTGAGCAAGGAAGTCCTGGTGGGGCTTGTGAACGGGGCCGTGCTGGGAGGCATCGTGGCCGGGGCGAGCCTGCTCGTGCCGGGCGGAGATCCGCGCCTCGGGCTGGTCGTGCTGATCTCGATGTGGGGCACGATGCTGATGGCGGGGTTCGGAGGGGCGTTCATCCCCATGTTGCTGCACCGCCTGGGATTCGACCCGGCGGTCGCGTCCTCGGTCTTCCTGCACACCGCGACCGATTTCCTGGGCTTCCTGCTCCTGCTGGGCCTCGCCACCGTCCTCCTGATGTAG
- the ybeY gene encoding rRNA maturation RNase YbeY: MTAKRPATNPRKPPQTVIPPATPRRPPPPPPDTAPGTVTGPQVLVDVDSPAAAESAISARVRASLVRAVRTTCADEETMHGEVSLTLVGDDRIRALNRDYLGRDRVTDVISFALHGPDEPLLADIYIGYPQALRQAAELGLSAHEELVRLAIHGTLHALGYDHPAEDRFASAFFLRQEALVKRVLAAGDGSRENSRASSNPP, translated from the coding sequence ATGACGGCGAAGCGGCCGGCGACGAACCCTCGGAAGCCGCCGCAAACGGTGATCCCGCCGGCGACGCCGCGCCGTCCCCCTCCTCCTCCCCCTGACACCGCTCCCGGAACCGTGACCGGGCCCCAGGTGCTGGTTGACGTTGACTCCCCGGCCGCGGCCGAATCGGCGATTTCGGCGCGTGTGCGCGCGAGCCTGGTCCGTGCCGTGCGCACCACGTGCGCCGACGAGGAAACGATGCATGGGGAGGTGTCGCTCACCCTCGTCGGAGACGACCGCATCCGTGCCCTGAATCGCGACTACCTCGGCCGCGACCGCGTCACCGACGTGATCTCCTTCGCCCTGCACGGTCCGGATGAGCCGCTGCTGGCCGACATCTACATCGGCTACCCGCAGGCCCTGCGCCAGGCAGCCGAACTCGGTCTGTCCGCGCACGAGGAACTGGTGCGGCTCGCCATCCACGGAACCCTCCACGCGCTGGGGTACGACCATCCCGCCGAGGATCGCTTCGCGAGCGCCTTCTTCCTCCGCCAGGAAGCGCTGGTGAAGCGGGTGCTTGCCGCCGGCGACGGGTCCCGCGAGAATTCTCGCGCCTCGTCGAACCCGCCCTAG
- a CDS encoding HDIG domain-containing protein: MTLWRMLSSPPERLWPEAVVHHGARVLMLAGLALLVTVGFPPNPRVADVSGYEAGVVATEDLIAEVEFAVPKSAAELERDRAAAVAAVPMIYRYRPEAGDSTADALNRFFATVEDTLGAGPAALDSVLAAENIAATPALVEMLRDAAVREEVLRAALRAARELIPAGVVDATTRDNLGDRITVLDEGGERFVSAAELLTATDLYNRSAALLPDDASPEATEILRLLLIRFREFSYVPNQEATAARRTAARQSVATTRGNVLTGEAILRANQQVTDEDLVRLRAYEEQLRTLGLLGATATGFLPSLGAYLLQVLLLGMLWIVLWAYRGEVYTNIRWMTLLALLLATYFASAIVISRVAIFPPELLPIAFVTLSVAVVWDGRLALMLALVLAVVTASLTPFQGAEVMVTTMVGGGAAALAVGVVRRRSQSWTFIAVIAGSYAFVTLSLWLSRMQPSAGVLPSIGWTTGNAIVSAGLALLFVPAFEWFTGITTDQTLLEFADPNRTLLKRLSMEAPGTYAHTVNVANLAEAAGTAIGANGLLCRVGTYYHDVGKVLEPQYFIENQHGGVNPHDRLDPAISAAILRRHVVEGLRLARQEKLPAAISAFIAEHHGTQRIGYFYGKALEQAGEENVDATEFHYAGPKPQSRETAVALLADPVESAARTLRDPTPERIRAMVDAIVDSRVADGQLDEAPLTFAQVSLVKEQFAKVLEAMYHRRIDYPETAHISKARDDGEAAGDEPSEAAANGDPAGDAAPSPSSSP; encoded by the coding sequence GTGACCCTCTGGCGCATGCTGTCGAGCCCGCCGGAGCGCCTGTGGCCCGAGGCGGTCGTCCACCACGGCGCGCGCGTCCTGATGCTCGCCGGGCTCGCCCTCCTGGTGACGGTGGGGTTCCCGCCCAACCCGCGGGTGGCCGACGTGAGCGGGTACGAGGCCGGGGTGGTCGCGACCGAGGATCTGATTGCCGAGGTCGAGTTCGCGGTGCCCAAGTCCGCGGCCGAGCTGGAGCGCGACCGGGCGGCCGCGGTTGCCGCGGTGCCGATGATCTACCGCTACCGTCCGGAGGCGGGCGACTCCACCGCCGACGCCCTCAACCGTTTCTTCGCCACGGTCGAGGATACCCTGGGGGCGGGCCCCGCGGCGCTCGATTCCGTGCTGGCGGCCGAGAACATCGCCGCGACACCTGCGCTGGTGGAGATGCTGCGGGATGCGGCCGTCCGCGAGGAAGTGCTCCGGGCCGCACTGCGCGCCGCGCGGGAACTCATCCCGGCCGGCGTGGTCGATGCGACGACACGGGATAACCTCGGTGACCGCATCACGGTGCTCGACGAGGGCGGTGAACGTTTCGTGTCGGCCGCCGAGCTGCTGACCGCCACCGACCTCTACAACCGCTCCGCCGCGCTGCTGCCCGACGACGCTTCTCCGGAGGCGACCGAGATCCTGCGTCTGCTCCTCATCCGCTTCCGCGAGTTCAGCTACGTGCCCAACCAGGAGGCCACGGCGGCCCGGCGCACGGCGGCCCGCCAGTCCGTCGCCACCACGCGCGGCAACGTGCTCACCGGAGAGGCCATCCTGCGCGCCAACCAGCAGGTCACCGACGAGGACCTGGTCCGCCTGCGCGCCTACGAAGAGCAGCTACGGACGCTCGGGCTGCTCGGCGCGACGGCCACGGGCTTTCTGCCGTCCCTCGGCGCGTACCTCCTGCAGGTGCTGCTGCTCGGGATGCTCTGGATCGTGCTGTGGGCCTATCGCGGCGAGGTGTACACCAACATCCGCTGGATGACGCTCCTGGCTCTGCTGCTGGCCACCTACTTCGCCTCCGCAATCGTCATTTCGCGGGTTGCCATCTTCCCGCCCGAGCTGCTCCCCATTGCCTTCGTGACGCTCTCGGTGGCGGTGGTGTGGGACGGCCGCCTCGCCCTCATGCTCGCGCTGGTGCTGGCCGTCGTTACCGCGTCGCTAACGCCCTTCCAGGGCGCGGAAGTGATGGTGACCACCATGGTGGGCGGCGGCGCGGCGGCGCTCGCCGTAGGAGTCGTGCGGCGGCGCTCGCAGAGCTGGACCTTCATCGCCGTAATCGCCGGATCCTATGCCTTCGTCACGCTCTCACTGTGGCTCAGTCGGATGCAGCCCTCCGCGGGGGTGCTCCCCTCCATCGGCTGGACCACCGGGAACGCCATCGTAAGCGCGGGCCTGGCGCTCCTCTTCGTGCCCGCGTTCGAGTGGTTCACGGGCATCACCACCGATCAGACGCTGCTCGAGTTCGCGGATCCCAACCGCACGCTGCTCAAGCGCCTGTCCATGGAGGCACCCGGCACCTACGCCCACACCGTCAACGTGGCCAACCTGGCCGAAGCGGCAGGCACGGCCATCGGCGCGAACGGGCTTCTGTGCCGGGTGGGCACGTACTACCACGACGTCGGCAAGGTGCTCGAGCCGCAGTACTTCATCGAGAACCAGCACGGGGGCGTAAACCCGCACGACCGGCTCGATCCGGCGATCTCGGCGGCCATCCTGCGGCGCCACGTGGTCGAAGGACTCCGGCTGGCCCGTCAGGAAAAGCTGCCCGCGGCCATCTCGGCCTTCATCGCCGAGCACCACGGCACCCAGCGCATCGGCTACTTCTACGGCAAGGCGCTCGAGCAGGCCGGTGAAGAGAATGTCGACGCAACCGAGTTCCACTATGCGGGACCGAAGCCGCAGTCCAGGGAGACCGCGGTGGCGCTCCTGGCAGATCCCGTGGAGTCGGCCGCCCGCACCCTGCGCGATCCCACCCCGGAACGCATCCGAGCCATGGTCGACGCGATCGTGGACAGCCGGGTGGCCGATGGCCAGTTGGACGAGGCTCCGCTCACCTTCGCGCAGGTATCGCTCGTGAAGGAGCAGTTCGCGAAGGTGCTCGAAGCGATGTACCACCGCCGCATCGACTATCCCGAAACGGCGCATATCAGCAAGGCTCGCGATGACGGCGAAGCGGCCGGCGACGAACCCTCGGAAGCCGCCGCAAACGGTGATCCCGCCGGCGACGCCGCGCCGTCCCCCTCCTCCTCCCCCTGA